A window from Gottschalkiaceae bacterium SANA encodes these proteins:
- a CDS encoding site-specific integrase yields the protein MRNPNGYGSVYKMPGKRRRPFIVRLTDGWTDEGKQRYKTLGYYTTRKEAMVALAEYNQNPYSFHAVKFTFGEVYEKWSDERFPKLSRSNVYGYKAAYHLCSTLYDMKFVDIRKVHLQKAVDTSGKNYPTLRKLKVLYNQLFKFAMENDIVSKDYSKFVDIGKKTYSNARKPFTAEEIKKLWDVVSVNEYVQVILILIYSGVRISELLDLKKEHINLEERYFKVVASKTESGIRKVPIAKKILPFFENWMTKDNDCSYLLTTPEGAHFLYRNYYDSYWKPFFEELNINHRPHDTRHTTVSLLAVAKVDPTIIKKIVGHAGAMNLTERVYTHFEIQPLLEAIDSI from the coding sequence ATGAGAAACCCAAATGGATATGGATCTGTTTACAAGATGCCGGGCAAGCGGAGACGGCCGTTCATCGTTCGTTTAACTGATGGATGGACGGATGAAGGCAAACAGCGATATAAAACGCTTGGCTACTATACGACGCGAAAAGAAGCGATGGTAGCCCTTGCAGAGTACAACCAGAATCCATACAGTTTTCATGCTGTAAAATTCACCTTCGGTGAAGTCTATGAAAAGTGGTCTGATGAAAGATTTCCGAAGCTTTCTCGTTCCAATGTGTACGGTTATAAAGCAGCATACCATCTTTGTAGCACGCTTTACGACATGAAGTTTGTTGATATTCGAAAAGTACACTTGCAAAAGGCAGTGGATACATCGGGAAAGAACTACCCTACCCTTCGCAAACTAAAGGTCCTGTATAACCAACTTTTCAAATTTGCTATGGAAAATGACATCGTATCAAAAGACTACTCGAAGTTTGTTGATATTGGAAAGAAAACATACAGCAATGCGAGGAAGCCTTTTACGGCTGAAGAAATCAAGAAGCTGTGGGACGTGGTCTCAGTCAACGAATATGTCCAGGTGATTTTGATACTAATCTATTCTGGTGTCCGGATCTCTGAACTCTTGGACCTGAAGAAAGAACATATTAATCTTGAGGAACGCTACTTTAAGGTTGTTGCATCAAAAACCGAAAGTGGAATCCGCAAGGTTCCAATCGCGAAGAAGATCCTACCCTTCTTCGAAAACTGGATGACCAAAGACAATGACTGCTCCTATCTTCTAACTACACCTGAAGGAGCACACTTTCTTTATCGCAATTACTACGATTCCTATTGGAAACCCTTCTTTGAAGAACTCAACATAAACCATAGGCCACACGACACACGCCATACAACAGTTTCCCTGCTCGCGGTGGCAAAAGTGGATCCAACAATTATCAAGAAGATCGTTGGTCATGCCGGTGCTATGAACCTCACAGAAAGAGTCTATACTCACTTTGAAATTCAACCGCTTCTGGAGGCCATTGATTCCATTTGA
- a CDS encoding energy-coupling factor transporter transmembrane protein EcfT, producing MIGNVTIGQYYPGNTVIHRLDPRLKIMATFLFIISLFIVNQFLAYGLVIAYLGASIMLSKVPLKFIIRGLRPILVIIVLTFVLNMFLTPGEVWFSIFGKLTVTKEGFRQASFMAIRLTLLITGTSLLTLTTSPIQLTDGIEKLLNPFRRIGVPAHELAMMMTIALRFIPTLMEETNKIMKAQMARGGDFESGNLIQRAKSLVPLLVPLFISAFRRADELAMAMEARCYRGGEGRTRLKTLRYQRRDLITAIFSLGYLALLIWSRGW from the coding sequence ATGATTGGAAATGTGACCATTGGGCAATATTACCCGGGGAATACAGTGATCCATCGCTTGGATCCAAGGCTGAAGATTATGGCTACCTTCCTCTTTATCATTTCACTTTTTATCGTGAATCAGTTTCTCGCCTATGGCCTGGTAATCGCCTATTTGGGCGCTAGCATCATGCTTTCCAAGGTACCCTTGAAGTTTATTATTCGAGGCTTGAGACCGATTTTGGTGATTATTGTATTAACCTTTGTGTTAAATATGTTTTTGACTCCCGGAGAGGTTTGGTTTTCCATTTTTGGCAAGCTGACCGTTACCAAGGAGGGATTTCGCCAGGCATCCTTTATGGCGATTCGTTTGACCCTTTTGATTACAGGGACATCACTTTTAACACTGACGACATCACCCATTCAATTGACGGACGGGATTGAAAAACTCTTGAATCCATTTCGAAGGATTGGGGTGCCGGCGCATGAATTGGCGATGATGATGACCATTGCCTTGCGGTTTATTCCGACGCTTATGGAAGAAACCAACAAAATTATGAAGGCACAGATGGCGCGGGGTGGCGATTTCGAAAGTGGAAACCTAATCCAGCGTGCTAAGAGTCTAGTTCCCTTGTTGGTACCACTTTTTATCAGCGCATTCAGGCGAGCGGATGAATTGGCTATGGCCATGGAAGCGCGTTGCTATCGTGGTGGAGAAGGACGCACTCGATTGAAAACTCTACGCTATCAAAGGCGAGACTTGATTACAGCCATTTTCTCCCTCGGCTATCTGGCTCTTTTGATTTGGAGCCGCGGGTGGTAA
- the rplM gene encoding 50S ribosomal protein L13, which yields MKTTLAKPHEVERKWYVIDAEGQNLGRMATKVATILRGKHKPIYTPHVDTGDFVIVINAEKIQLTGKKLDQKLYRHHSQHPGGMKEVKYRDLLRDKPEFAIQHAIKGMLPKNVMGRQMLGKLKVYQGTEHPHEAQNPVPYEG from the coding sequence ATGAAAACGACGTTAGCTAAACCTCATGAGGTAGAACGCAAATGGTACGTGATTGACGCAGAAGGACAAAACTTGGGTCGTATGGCTACAAAAGTAGCAACGATTCTACGCGGCAAGCACAAGCCCATCTACACACCTCATGTAGACACTGGAGATTTTGTTATTGTAATCAACGCAGAGAAGATTCAATTGACTGGTAAGAAATTGGATCAGAAATTATATCGTCACCATTCCCAACATCCAGGTGGAATGAAGGAAGTGAAGTATCGCGACCTGCTTAGAGATAAGCCAGAATTTGCGATCCAACACGCTATTAAAGGCATGCTTCCTAAGAATGTTATGGGACGACAAATGCTAGGCAAACTGAAAGTGTACCAAGGAACTGAGCATCCACATGAAGCTCAGAATCCAGTACCTTACGAAGGTTAG
- a CDS encoding DUF2326 domain-containing protein, translating into MKLIRLYANDSKFKDFTFNESGISIIYAEKTDTKDRNKSYNGVGKSLSLKIIDFCLGSSDKSLEVLEGWIFYLDFRIGNTKYTVSRSTDSVENFVVLNGEEMGVKKYTNFLLAEITSIDSKINFLTFRSLMDRFFKAEALDYSKEPPAVGNENVKSTQVMTAYLLNLNHALALNKIELRTKYSKIDTTRKTISETDDFKKNIRSSTEMDSAVINLELELEELEAKLRTYKLAKDYDDIKKEYEQFRIKLNDLISERVVKETMKSRVEADSKLKSEISSEEVHSFYEDVGLIFGDSIKKNIDEVSGFHKILTQNRQIRLVEQKVYLNKKISKLNKEIEVAQSGIDESYKKLSGSISFKEYESMMHKIVSIKEQINSIQSKSELLRSYENSMSQIETDMQTDNTTAREVLNKNLKWKQEIERCFIKYSKSIYPEASASLNIIVDEGRNLTRYKYIPEIESDQAGGISKAKILIFDLMLMTLGKHKIKFLVHDNYIFLEMDKRQCANALLLIEDLCKELDFQYIFAINHDDLNAIKMNLEQEELHVVSDDKIVLRLNDKGDEGKLLGAKYNIKKEVLKKKTSKQKES; encoded by the coding sequence TTGAAACTAATTAGATTATATGCAAATGATTCAAAATTTAAGGATTTTACATTCAACGAATCAGGAATTTCGATTATCTATGCTGAAAAAACTGATACTAAAGATAGGAATAAATCATACAATGGTGTAGGTAAATCATTATCCCTAAAAATTATTGATTTTTGTTTGGGATCGAGTGATAAGTCTTTAGAGGTTTTAGAAGGTTGGATTTTTTATTTGGATTTCAGAATTGGCAATACAAAATACACAGTATCTCGCTCAACTGATAGTGTTGAAAACTTTGTGGTTTTGAACGGCGAAGAGATGGGTGTTAAAAAGTACACAAATTTCTTGCTTGCAGAAATTACTTCGATTGATTCAAAAATAAATTTTTTAACCTTTCGGTCATTGATGGATAGGTTTTTTAAGGCGGAGGCACTTGATTATTCTAAAGAGCCGCCTGCTGTTGGCAATGAAAACGTTAAATCGACTCAAGTTATGACAGCGTATTTATTAAATTTGAATCATGCACTTGCACTTAATAAAATTGAATTGCGAACCAAGTATTCGAAAATTGATACAACACGAAAAACAATTAGTGAAACAGATGACTTCAAAAAAAATATAAGGTCTTCAACTGAAATGGATTCAGCGGTCATTAATCTGGAATTAGAATTAGAAGAATTAGAGGCAAAGCTTAGGACATATAAGTTAGCTAAAGACTATGACGATATAAAAAAAGAGTATGAACAATTTAGAATAAAGTTGAATGACCTAATTAGCGAACGAGTGGTTAAAGAAACAATGAAATCTCGCGTTGAAGCTGATTCTAAACTGAAGTCAGAAATTTCTTCTGAGGAGGTACACTCTTTTTATGAGGATGTAGGATTGATATTTGGTGATAGTATTAAGAAGAATATAGATGAGGTATCAGGATTTCATAAAATATTGACACAAAATCGTCAAATTAGATTGGTTGAGCAAAAGGTATATCTTAATAAAAAAATTAGTAAGTTGAACAAAGAAATTGAAGTAGCACAAAGTGGTATTGATGAAAGTTATAAAAAGTTATCCGGTTCTATAAGTTTCAAAGAATATGAGTCGATGATGCATAAGATTGTTAGTATTAAGGAACAAATTAATAGCATTCAAAGCAAGTCAGAATTATTGAGATCTTATGAAAACTCGATGTCACAGATAGAAACAGACATGCAAACTGATAATACTACGGCACGTGAAGTTTTGAACAAAAATCTAAAATGGAAACAAGAAATTGAACGATGCTTTATCAAATATTCTAAATCAATTTACCCAGAAGCTAGTGCAAGTTTGAATATTATAGTCGATGAAGGAAGGAATCTTACGAGATACAAATATATTCCGGAAATCGAATCAGATCAAGCAGGAGGTATAAGTAAAGCTAAGATTCTAATTTTTGATTTGATGTTAATGACGTTAGGAAAGCATAAGATCAAATTCTTAGTACATGATAATTATATTTTTTTAGAAATGGATAAACGACAATGTGCGAATGCTTTACTGCTTATTGAGGACTTATGTAAAGAACTTGACTTTCAATATATTTTTGCTATCAATCATGACGATCTGAATGCAATAAAAATGAATTTAGAACAAGAAGAATTACATGTTGTAAGTGACGATAAAATTGTATTAAGGCTTAATGACAAAGGCGATGAAGGGAAATTATTAGGCGCTAAGTATAACATTAAAAAAGAAGTACTGAAAAAAAAGACCTCCAAGCAAAAAGAGAGTTAA
- a CDS encoding energy-coupling factor transporter ATPase, protein MSIRIENLNHIYSPNTPFEVTALVDINLHVQTGEFLGLIGHTGSGKSTLIQELNALIKPTSGTIIIEGTTITDKGVKLRDVRRNVGLVFQYPEYQLFEETVKKDIAYGPKNLGLSEVEIEERVDEAMRLVGLDPEQVGERSPFDLSGGQRRRVAIAGVLAMKPRILILDEPTAGLDPHGRDEILGQIKALHKADKELTLILVSHSMEDVAKLVDRLVVLYQGKVEMQGTPREVFQQSERLREIGLGIPQVTELMERLRARGVKIDETVLTVEEAKTVLLRVMKEAKS, encoded by the coding sequence ATGTCAATACGTATAGAAAATCTCAATCATATTTACAGTCCCAATACGCCCTTTGAAGTTACGGCGCTTGTGGACATCAATTTGCATGTTCAAACGGGTGAATTTCTTGGATTAATCGGCCATACAGGCTCGGGAAAATCGACATTAATTCAAGAATTGAATGCCTTGATTAAGCCGACCTCGGGTACCATTATTATTGAGGGAACAACGATCACGGATAAGGGTGTCAAATTGCGAGATGTACGTCGCAATGTGGGGCTCGTTTTTCAGTATCCGGAATATCAATTGTTTGAGGAAACCGTAAAGAAAGATATCGCCTATGGACCCAAGAACCTGGGACTCTCTGAAGTGGAAATTGAGGAACGGGTGGATGAAGCTATGCGCCTTGTTGGCTTGGATCCAGAGCAAGTAGGGGAGCGTTCACCTTTTGATCTTTCTGGTGGACAACGCCGTCGTGTCGCTATTGCTGGGGTGTTGGCTATGAAACCAAGAATCTTGATCTTGGATGAACCTACAGCCGGTTTGGATCCCCATGGACGAGATGAAATTTTGGGACAAATTAAAGCCCTTCACAAGGCAGACAAAGAGCTTACCTTAATTCTGGTTTCTCATAGCATGGAAGATGTGGCAAAACTGGTTGATCGATTGGTTGTCTTGTATCAAGGAAAAGTTGAGATGCAGGGAACACCACGAGAGGTTTTTCAGCAATCAGAACGACTCCGAGAAATCGGCCTAGGGATTCCACAGGTTACAGAACTGATGGAGCGTTTGCGGGCACGGGGCGTCAAAATTGATGAAACCGTCTTAACCGTGGAGGAAGCAAAAACTGTCTTGCTCCGTGTGATGAAGGAGGCCAAGTCATGA
- the rpsM gene encoding 30S ribosomal protein S13 translates to MARIKGVDLPRDKRVVIGLTYIFGIGRTTSQKILTATDINVDTRVKDLTEDEVSKIRKEIGNYTTEGDLRREVAMDIKRLRDIGCYRGLRHRRSLPVRGQNTKNNARTRKGPKGNRVTRKK, encoded by the coding sequence ATGGCACGTATTAAAGGTGTGGATTTACCGCGTGATAAGCGCGTTGTGATCGGCCTAACGTATATTTTCGGTATTGGCCGTACAACATCACAAAAAATTCTTACTGCGACAGACATTAATGTCGATACGCGAGTTAAGGATTTGACTGAAGACGAAGTTTCTAAAATTCGTAAAGAAATTGGTAACTACACGACTGAAGGAGATCTTCGTCGTGAAGTTGCAATGGACATTAAACGTCTTCGCGACATCGGGTGTTACCGTGGCCTTCGTCATAGAAGAAGTCTACCGGTTCGTGGTCAAAACACGAAAAACAATGCCAGAACTCGCAAGGGTCCAAAAGGCAACCGAGTAACAAGGAAAAAATAG
- the rpsI gene encoding 30S ribosomal protein S9: MAKLQYQGTGRRKKSVARVRLVPGTGVVKVNKRDVREFFNFETLVVKALEPLKVTGTADKYDVLVTVHGGGYTGQSGAIRHGIARALLRVDASYRPTLKKEGMLTRDSRMVERKKYGLKKARRAPQFSKR; encoded by the coding sequence ATGGCAAAATTGCAATACCAGGGAACTGGTCGCAGAAAGAAGTCAGTCGCCCGTGTACGTTTGGTTCCAGGAACGGGTGTAGTAAAAGTTAATAAACGTGATGTTCGCGAATTCTTTAACTTCGAAACTTTGGTTGTTAAAGCATTGGAGCCGTTGAAAGTAACGGGTACTGCGGATAAATATGATGTTCTTGTTACGGTTCATGGTGGTGGATACACTGGTCAATCTGGTGCAATCCGACACGGAATCGCTCGTGCACTTCTTCGTGTTGACGCGTCATACCGTCCAACATTGAAAAAAGAAGGCATGTTGACTCGAGACTCTCGTATGGTTGAACGTAAGAAATACGGTCTTAAGAAAGCACGTCGTGCGCCGCAATTTTCAAAACGATAA
- a CDS encoding RNA-binding protein: MERTTSIQIGQVVRSKTGRDKDRVFLVSEILDLHYVMLIDGDLRRLANPKKKKIKHLVVYQTVLKEFQERLDSDIKINNAYLRRLLAPYNEHKENR; encoded by the coding sequence ATGGAAAGAACAACATCCATCCAAATCGGTCAAGTGGTGCGTTCAAAAACAGGACGTGACAAAGACCGGGTGTTTCTTGTTTCGGAAATTCTTGATCTGCATTATGTGATGTTGATTGACGGTGATTTACGAAGACTTGCAAACCCAAAGAAGAAAAAGATCAAGCATCTTGTTGTTTATCAAACGGTTTTGAAGGAATTTCAAGAACGTCTGGATTCAGACATCAAGATCAATAATGCGTATTTACGAAGACTATTAGCGCCTTATAATGAACATAAGGAAAATCGCTAA
- the infA gene encoding translation initiation factor IF-1: MAKRTRPESKQKEGVIEVEGIVVEVLPNAVFRVKLENGHIVMGHVSGKLRMHYIRILAGDRVVLELSPYDLSKGRITWRK; this comes from the coding sequence GTGGCCAAAAGAACGAGACCAGAGTCAAAGCAAAAAGAGGGCGTAATTGAGGTCGAAGGCATTGTTGTGGAAGTGTTGCCTAACGCTGTGTTCCGAGTCAAATTAGAAAACGGGCATATTGTCATGGGACATGTATCCGGTAAGCTTAGAATGCATTACATTCGAATCTTGGCTGGTGACCGCGTAGTGTTGGAACTTTCACCCTATGATCTTAGCAAAGGTAGGATTACGTGGAGAAAGTAG
- the rplQ gene encoding 50S ribosomal protein L17, translating to MAKQRKLGRATDHRMATIRSLTTSLLAHGRIETTVARAQESRRMAEKMITLGKRGDLHARRQALAFVYDETVVKSLFDEIAPKYAERDGGYTRVYKLGPRKGDGAEMAIVELV from the coding sequence GTGGCTAAGCAAAGGAAACTTGGCAGAGCAACCGATCACCGTATGGCGACGATTCGAAGCTTAACAACGAGCTTACTAGCACATGGCAGAATCGAAACTACGGTGGCGCGAGCGCAAGAATCGCGCCGCATGGCGGAGAAGATGATCACATTGGGTAAGCGCGGCGATTTGCATGCACGTCGACAAGCGCTAGCTTTCGTCTATGACGAAACCGTTGTAAAATCGTTGTTTGACGAGATTGCACCGAAATATGCTGAGCGTGACGGTGGTTACACACGCGTTTATAAATTAGGACCTCGCAAGGGCGACGGCGCCGAAATGGCGATTGTAGAATTGGTGTAG
- a CDS encoding helix-turn-helix transcriptional regulator: MEFHERLKRERKRSGLTQSELGEKFNLSKQAISTYESGARIPNADLLKAFAHFFDVSVDFLLCETNVRHQHDVLAFHTTEDLTEEEIDEVKKYIEFLKTKRDD, translated from the coding sequence ATGGAGTTTCATGAAAGATTAAAACGAGAAAGAAAAAGAAGTGGATTGACGCAGAGCGAATTAGGTGAGAAATTCAATCTTTCAAAGCAAGCTATTTCTACCTATGAAAGTGGGGCTCGAATTCCGAATGCAGATTTATTAAAAGCTTTCGCTCATTTTTTTGATGTTTCAGTAGATTTCCTTCTTTGCGAAACAAATGTGAGGCACCAGCACGATGTACTAGCCTTCCATACTACTGAGGATCTAACTGAAGAGGAAATTGATGAAGTAAAAAAATACATAGAGTTTTTGAAAACCAAACGAGACGACTAA
- the rpsK gene encoding 30S ribosomal protein S11 — translation MAAKKQVKTRVRKSERKNIENGQAHIKSTFNNTIVTISDLNGNAISWASAGGMGFKGSRKSTPFAAQMAAEKAAKAAMEHGLKTVEVYVKGPGSGREAAIRSLQATGLDITLIKDVTPVPHNGCRPPKRRRV, via the coding sequence ATGGCTGCTAAGAAACAAGTTAAAACTCGCGTTCGAAAAAGTGAACGAAAGAACATCGAGAATGGCCAAGCTCATATCAAATCGACTTTCAATAACACGATCGTTACGATTTCAGACCTTAACGGGAATGCTATTTCTTGGGCATCGGCCGGTGGAATGGGATTTAAAGGTTCTAGAAAGTCAACACCGTTTGCGGCACAAATGGCTGCTGAAAAAGCTGCCAAGGCTGCAATGGAGCATGGTTTGAAAACAGTGGAAGTCTACGTTAAAGGTCCTGGTTCAGGACGTGAGGCGGCAATTCGTTCTTTGCAAGCAACGGGTCTTGATATCACGTTGATCAAAGACGTTACACCAGTACCACACAATGGCTGTAGACCACCGAAACGAAGAAGGGTATAA
- a CDS encoding energy-coupling factor transporter ATPase, which produces MKKMICVEDLSYEYKGQDENVRALDHISFTVEPGTFVAILGHNGSGKSTLAKLLNGLLLPTEGHVIIDNMDTKDPEKIWDIRSTAGMVFQNPDNQLVATIVEEDIAFGPENLGVPQAEIQERVDRALATVEMSEFRDRAPHLLSGGQKQRIAIAGVLAMEPDCIIFDEPTAMLDPSGRREVLDTILKLNTEEKKTILLITHYMDEAILADRVLVMAKGKIVMDDVPKNIFNQVDRMKSLGLDIPQVTDLAHQLIQSGYPLSDDILSIEEMVDELCQYV; this is translated from the coding sequence ATGAAAAAAATGATTTGTGTCGAAGACCTTAGTTATGAATACAAGGGGCAGGACGAAAATGTTCGCGCTCTCGATCATATTAGCTTTACGGTTGAACCAGGGACATTTGTGGCGATTTTGGGCCATAATGGATCTGGGAAATCAACCTTGGCAAAGCTGTTAAACGGCTTATTGCTACCGACAGAAGGCCATGTTATTATTGATAATATGGATACCAAAGACCCAGAGAAAATTTGGGATATCCGTTCAACGGCAGGAATGGTTTTTCAAAATCCGGATAATCAATTGGTTGCAACCATTGTAGAAGAAGATATCGCATTTGGTCCCGAGAACCTCGGGGTGCCACAGGCGGAAATTCAAGAACGGGTTGACCGAGCCTTAGCTACTGTTGAAATGTCGGAATTCCGCGATCGCGCGCCCCATCTTTTGTCTGGTGGACAAAAGCAGAGGATCGCTATTGCAGGGGTGCTTGCAATGGAACCGGATTGTATTATTTTTGATGAACCAACAGCCATGCTAGACCCTTCGGGTCGACGAGAGGTGTTGGATACAATTCTGAAATTAAATACCGAAGAGAAAAAAACAATTTTATTGATCACCCACTATATGGATGAAGCGATTTTAGCGGATCGTGTCTTGGTGATGGCAAAAGGTAAGATTGTGATGGACGATGTTCCCAAGAACATATTTAATCAGGTAGACCGCATGAAAAGTTTGGGCCTGGATATTCCCCAGGTGACAGATCTTGCGCATCAGCTAATTCAATCGGGATACCCACTTTCCGATGACATTTTATCAATAGAAGAGATGGTAGATGAATTATGTCAATACGTATAG
- the truA_2 gene encoding tRNA pseudouridine(38-40) synthase TruA → MVKRIGILVEYDGADFYGWQRQPDLRTVQGEIERNLGKFSTEPIEIHGSGRTDKGVHARGQFAHFDWDINMQIEDIPRALNGQLPRDIVIREAKELPLDFHSRYHCKGKVYRYRFYTDTIPRAMESRYAMRVGWKMDENLMRQSAQDFMGTYDYKGFTSTRCDKENTVRTIYYADLKRRGSDWEFVVAGSGFLYNMVRIMVGTLIDIGRGRLNRSVIKDVLEKKDRTLAGKTVGPQGLTLEKVFYSDEDREAFLNQEILD, encoded by the coding sequence GTGGTAAAGCGAATTGGGATCCTCGTGGAATACGATGGAGCTGATTTTTATGGATGGCAGAGACAACCCGATTTGCGTACGGTACAGGGAGAGATCGAACGAAATTTAGGTAAATTCAGCACAGAACCCATTGAGATCCATGGTTCTGGCAGAACGGATAAAGGGGTACATGCACGGGGTCAGTTTGCCCATTTCGATTGGGATATCAACATGCAAATTGAGGATATTCCACGGGCATTGAACGGACAGCTGCCCCGGGATATTGTGATTCGTGAAGCCAAGGAATTGCCATTGGATTTTCATAGTCGCTACCATTGCAAAGGCAAGGTCTATCGATATCGATTTTATACGGACACAATTCCTAGAGCAATGGAAAGCCGGTATGCCATGCGTGTTGGCTGGAAAATGGATGAGAATTTGATGCGACAGTCTGCCCAAGATTTTATGGGTACTTACGATTATAAAGGATTTACCAGTACACGCTGCGACAAGGAAAACACGGTGCGAACCATCTACTATGCAGATTTAAAGCGTAGGGGTTCAGATTGGGAATTTGTTGTCGCTGGGAGTGGGTTTCTTTATAATATGGTGCGCATTATGGTTGGCACCTTGATTGACATTGGTCGTGGACGGTTGAATCGAAGTGTAATTAAAGATGTATTAGAAAAGAAGGATCGCACTTTAGCGGGTAAAACGGTAGGGCCGCAAGGGCTTACCCTGGAAAAGGTATTTTATTCCGACGAAGATCGAGAAGCCTTTTTAAATCAAGAAATTTTGGATTAA
- a CDS encoding DNA-directed RNA polymerase subunit alpha translates to MIEIEKPKIELIDSSEEKHYAKFVVEPLERGYGITLGNSLRRILLSSLPGAAVSSIKVQGILHEFSTIPGVVEDVAELILNIKTIAAKMYIDEPQTLIVEAQGAGEITAGDIVTGPDVEIINKDLHIATLDENANLYLEMKMVKGRGYVPADQNKRDDMSIGEIAVDSIFTPVKRVNYHVSDTRLGQDGKYDKLTLEIWTDGTIKPDESASLGAKIMNEHLNLFIEMTEHVSNVEIMVEKEEEDKEKVLEMTIEELDLSVRSYNCLKRAGINTVNELTNKSEEDMMKVRNLGKKSLEEVQHKLVDLGLGLKKSDE, encoded by the coding sequence ATGATTGAGATTGAAAAGCCGAAGATTGAGCTGATTGACTCGAGTGAAGAAAAACATTATGCAAAGTTTGTTGTAGAACCGCTAGAACGAGGATATGGGATTACCTTAGGTAACTCGCTTCGACGTATTCTGTTATCTTCTTTACCGGGTGCGGCTGTTTCTTCGATCAAAGTTCAAGGGATTCTCCATGAATTTTCTACGATTCCTGGAGTTGTCGAAGACGTGGCGGAATTGATTTTGAATATCAAAACGATTGCTGCTAAAATGTATATCGACGAACCGCAGACATTGATCGTTGAAGCGCAAGGCGCGGGCGAAATCACGGCTGGAGATATTGTCACAGGTCCTGATGTAGAAATCATCAACAAGGATCTGCATATCGCCACCTTGGATGAAAATGCGAACCTCTACCTGGAAATGAAGATGGTCAAGGGTCGCGGATATGTTCCTGCCGATCAAAACAAGCGTGATGATATGTCGATTGGAGAAATCGCAGTCGATTCGATTTTCACTCCGGTGAAACGCGTAAACTATCATGTATCGGATACGCGACTTGGTCAGGATGGAAAATACGACAAGCTTACGTTGGAGATTTGGACTGATGGAACTATCAAGCCCGATGAATCAGCATCACTTGGCGCAAAAATCATGAATGAACATCTAAATCTTTTTATCGAGATGACAGAGCATGTTAGCAATGTCGAAATCATGGTAGAGAAGGAAGAAGAAGACAAAGAGAAGGTTTTGGAGATGACTATCGAAGAGCTGGACTTGTCTGTTCGTTCATACAATTGTTTGAAACGCGCGGGGATCAATACGGTCAACGAGCTGACAAACAAATCAGAAGAAGACATGATGAAAGTTCGAAACCTTGGGAAAAAATCTCTTGAGGAAGTCCAGCATAAGCTGGTCGATCTAGGCTTAGGCCTTAAGAAATCTGACGAGTAA